In a single window of the Streptomyces sp. HUAS ZL42 genome:
- a CDS encoding branched-chain amino acid ABC transporter permease, which yields MSTIITTLGTDRARRLRAVLTALLAAAIAVGAPFYFAPFQVFQLTMVLLYAVALAGLNLLVGFGGQISLGHGAFFAAGAYTAAVMLDRYDTGHLATLPVAAAGCFLLGLGFGVPALRLSGLYLALVTLSFAVFLPPLLKRLEPVTGGSMGLTVDKLQPPAWSGLAEDQWMYFVVLAVTAVALLLARNLLRSRVGRALLAVRDNESAAEVMGVRLSLHKTLAFAWSAMFAGAAGCLYTWVIGFVSPDSFSFVLSITLLAGLVVGGLASLYGPLLGAAFVMYVPSVAQDISDAAPGVVFGLLIIAVMFVAPTGLAGLVGRVGGAATRRLTRTTPAAGPSPDSEPSAPPTPADPAPADAEPVGAAPRTEKE from the coding sequence ATGAGCACGATCATCACCACGCTCGGCACAGACCGCGCCCGGCGTCTGCGGGCCGTGCTCACCGCGCTGCTCGCGGCGGCCATCGCCGTCGGTGCCCCGTTCTACTTCGCCCCCTTCCAGGTCTTCCAGCTGACCATGGTGCTGCTGTACGCCGTGGCGCTCGCCGGACTGAACCTGCTGGTCGGATTCGGCGGGCAGATCTCGCTCGGGCACGGTGCGTTCTTCGCGGCGGGCGCCTACACGGCGGCGGTCATGCTCGACCGGTACGACACCGGCCACCTGGCCACGCTGCCGGTCGCGGCCGCCGGATGCTTCCTGCTGGGCCTCGGTTTCGGGGTGCCCGCCCTGCGGCTGAGCGGGCTGTACCTGGCCCTGGTCACCCTCTCGTTCGCGGTGTTCCTGCCGCCGCTGCTCAAGCGGCTCGAACCGGTCACGGGCGGCTCCATGGGGCTGACCGTGGACAAGCTGCAGCCGCCCGCATGGAGCGGGCTGGCCGAGGACCAGTGGATGTACTTCGTCGTCCTCGCCGTCACCGCGGTGGCCCTCCTGCTCGCCCGTAACCTGCTGCGGTCCCGGGTGGGCCGGGCCTTGCTCGCCGTGCGGGACAACGAGAGCGCCGCGGAGGTCATGGGCGTGCGGCTGTCGCTGCACAAGACCCTCGCGTTCGCGTGGAGCGCGATGTTCGCGGGTGCCGCCGGGTGTCTGTACACCTGGGTGATCGGCTTCGTCTCGCCCGACTCGTTCAGCTTCGTCCTGTCCATCACGCTGCTGGCCGGCCTGGTGGTCGGGGGGCTCGCCTCGCTGTACGGACCGCTGCTGGGCGCGGCGTTCGTGATGTATGTGCCGAGCGTGGCCCAGGACATCAGCGACGCGGCGCCCGGAGTGGTGTTCGGGCTGCTGATCATCGCGGTGATGTTCGTGGCCCCGACGGGACTGGCCGGTCTCGTGGGCCGTGTCGGGGGCGCGGCCACCCGTCGTCTCACCCGCACCACCCCCGCCGCCGGCCCTTCGCCCGATTCCGAACCCTCCGCGCCCCCCACACCCGCGGATCCCGCACCTGCCGATGCCGAACCCGTGGGCGCAGCGCCCCGCACGGAAAAGGAATGA
- a CDS encoding PucR family transcriptional regulator, with the protein MPRGPAPGAPALSEPLSRERHRILHTVQDRLEEVAKTAVAVMRTEIPSYALQDERFFDDVLDQVLTHFRMQLAALAGNRDIAPEDLVFSRAAAMRRARAGFALEDWISAFRVGRQVLWDALLDCAGTSAEAQQAALSLVTPLMRYVDYASTHAAQAYVEYQQHVVADADRERRDLLDQLLAGAAPTRGPLLAAGQAYGLGPHSPMMAVVAVCVGDTRTGDLTSAEHGYATSASISVAGPWAGRTLVVVRHGEVVAVPVVRTGMDVEDICAHFEAVQQRLAREGTMLSMGISTLARGAGELPRAYEEARAALDLVPPEGGVAALPRLSPFDYLALRADDLARQLVDPRVRALLEDDRRRGDTLAATIRAFAEADLNLRLAADRLRVHHNTAHYRLRRIEERTGRNPRRIADLLELLVALAIRDGAGESGDCR; encoded by the coding sequence ATGCCTCGTGGTCCCGCCCCGGGTGCCCCCGCACTCTCCGAACCGCTCAGCCGGGAGCGGCACCGGATCCTGCACACCGTGCAGGACCGGCTCGAGGAGGTGGCGAAGACCGCCGTCGCCGTGATGCGCACGGAGATCCCGTCGTACGCACTGCAGGACGAGCGGTTCTTCGACGACGTACTCGACCAGGTGCTCACGCACTTCCGGATGCAGCTGGCGGCGCTCGCCGGCAATCGGGACATCGCCCCCGAAGACCTGGTCTTCAGCCGCGCGGCGGCCATGCGCCGAGCTCGCGCGGGGTTCGCCCTCGAGGACTGGATCAGCGCCTTCCGGGTCGGGCGGCAGGTGCTGTGGGACGCGCTGCTGGACTGCGCGGGCACGTCCGCCGAGGCACAGCAGGCCGCGCTGTCACTCGTCACACCGCTGATGCGGTACGTCGACTACGCCAGCACCCATGCGGCGCAGGCCTACGTCGAGTACCAGCAGCACGTGGTCGCGGACGCGGACCGGGAGCGCCGGGACCTCCTGGACCAGCTGCTGGCCGGCGCGGCACCGACGCGCGGTCCCCTGCTCGCCGCCGGGCAGGCGTACGGCCTCGGGCCGCACTCGCCGATGATGGCGGTCGTGGCCGTGTGCGTCGGCGACACCCGCACCGGCGACCTGACCTCGGCCGAGCACGGCTACGCGACGAGCGCGTCCATCAGCGTCGCGGGACCCTGGGCCGGCCGAACCCTGGTCGTCGTACGCCACGGCGAGGTGGTGGCCGTGCCCGTGGTCCGCACCGGCATGGACGTCGAGGACATCTGTGCCCACTTCGAGGCCGTGCAGCAAAGGCTCGCGCGGGAGGGAACCATGCTCTCCATGGGCATCAGCACACTCGCCCGGGGGGCCGGCGAACTGCCACGGGCCTACGAGGAGGCACGGGCCGCTCTCGACCTGGTGCCACCCGAGGGCGGAGTGGCGGCGCTGCCGCGCCTGTCGCCCTTCGACTACCTGGCGCTGCGCGCCGACGACCTCGCCCGTCAGCTCGTCGATCCCCGCGTACGTGCGCTGCTGGAGGACGACCGCCGACGTGGCGACACCCTGGCCGCCACCATACGGGCCTTCGCGGAGGCGGACCTCAACCTGCGGCTGGCCGCCGACCGGCTGCGGGTGCACCACAACACGGCGCACTACCGGTTGCGCCGGATCGAGGAACGCACCGGGCGGAATCCGCGCCGGATCGCCGACCTCCTGGAACTGCTGGTCGCCCTCGCCATCCGCGACGGGGCCGGGGAGAGCGGGGATTGCCGGTGA
- a CDS encoding ABC transporter substrate-binding protein: MRKTTSLRAAAAASAALLLATACNSQRGQDDKDAAADGACRGQQTTGITDKTIKLGGIYPLSGPASAYGTISKGVNAYFKYVNDQGGIDGRTVEFVVRDDGYQPPKAVEEARRLVEQEKVFAVFQTLGTPSTAAVWDYLNKRKVPQPFVATGASVWGTDDKHPWTTGWQPNYVSEARVYAKYLKEEKPNAKVAVLHQNDDFGKDLLGGFKAAVAGSGIKVVAEESYEVTDPSVSAQMTSLARSKADVLLDITTPKFGSQALAADAKNTKWNPLHIVNAVSASTTVLKPVGLKNVQGLVSATYFKDPADPQWADDAEMKTYKDALRKYAPDSDPANQLNAYGWAVASSLHKALDAMKCPTREGLRDAVRDLKDVKVDMLLPGVTLSTGPDDAFPLETMQLMRFKGERWQLFGKPVDTRKEFGSPAN, encoded by the coding sequence ATGCGCAAGACGACCTCTCTGCGGGCGGCCGCGGCCGCGTCCGCCGCTCTCCTTCTCGCCACCGCCTGCAACAGCCAGCGCGGGCAGGACGACAAGGACGCCGCAGCCGACGGCGCGTGCCGGGGCCAGCAGACCACCGGCATCACCGACAAGACCATCAAGCTGGGCGGAATCTACCCACTTTCGGGACCGGCCTCCGCGTACGGCACGATCAGCAAGGGCGTGAACGCGTACTTCAAGTACGTCAACGACCAGGGCGGGATCGACGGCCGCACGGTGGAGTTCGTCGTCCGCGACGACGGCTACCAGCCGCCCAAGGCGGTCGAGGAGGCCCGCAGGCTGGTCGAGCAGGAGAAGGTCTTCGCCGTGTTCCAGACCCTGGGCACCCCGTCCACGGCAGCCGTGTGGGACTACCTCAACAAGCGGAAGGTGCCGCAGCCCTTCGTCGCCACGGGCGCCTCCGTCTGGGGTACGGACGACAAGCACCCGTGGACCACCGGCTGGCAGCCCAACTACGTGTCCGAGGCACGGGTCTACGCCAAATACCTGAAGGAGGAGAAGCCGAACGCCAAGGTCGCCGTCCTTCACCAGAACGACGACTTCGGCAAGGATCTGCTCGGCGGGTTCAAGGCGGCCGTCGCCGGCAGCGGCATCAAGGTGGTGGCCGAGGAGAGCTACGAGGTCACCGACCCCTCCGTCTCGGCGCAGATGACAAGTCTCGCCCGGTCGAAGGCGGATGTGCTGCTCGACATCACCACGCCGAAGTTCGGCAGCCAGGCACTCGCCGCCGACGCCAAAAACACCAAGTGGAACCCGCTGCACATCGTCAACGCCGTGTCCGCGTCGACCACCGTGCTCAAACCCGTCGGACTCAAGAACGTGCAGGGCCTGGTCTCGGCGACCTACTTCAAGGACCCCGCCGACCCGCAGTGGGCCGACGACGCGGAGATGAAGACGTACAAGGACGCGCTGCGCAAGTACGCGCCCGACTCCGACCCGGCCAACCAGCTCAACGCCTATGGCTGGGCCGTCGCCTCCAGTCTGCACAAGGCCCTGGACGCGATGAAGTGCCCGACCAGGGAGGGGCTGCGGGACGCGGTGCGCGATCTGAAGGACGTGAAGGTGGACATGCTGCTGCCCGGTGTCACCCTCTCCACCGGGCCCGACGACGCCTTCCCGCTCGAGACGATGCAGCTGATGCGGTTCAAGGGCGAGCGGTGGCAGCTGTTCGGCAAGCCGGTGGACACCCGCAAGGAGTTCGGTTCTCCGGCGAACTGA
- a CDS encoding branched-chain amino acid ABC transporter permease, producing MSTVTELLQQVVEGVGSGAVYASLALALVLIHRFTGIVNFAQGELAMISTYVAWQLVASGMSFWLALPVTLAVSFAGGMLVERIVIRPVRSAPELTMVIVTVGLFIFVNAVAGLIWSFTVKDFPQPFPDGGIDLAGVRVDWSTLGIIAVVAVVMGLLYLLFQHTSIGLVMRAVAGNPASARLSGIRVGRVLMLGWGLAATVGAVSGVLVAPVLFLEPNMMGGVLIYAFAAATLGGFDSPVGAVVGGLFVGVAETLAGAYVDVIGADLKVGVPLVIILAVLLVRPQGLFGRAAVERA from the coding sequence GTGAGCACCGTGACCGAACTGCTCCAGCAAGTGGTGGAAGGGGTCGGCTCCGGCGCGGTCTACGCCAGTCTGGCGCTGGCCCTGGTGCTGATCCACCGGTTCACGGGGATCGTGAACTTCGCGCAGGGTGAGCTCGCCATGATCTCCACGTATGTGGCGTGGCAGCTCGTGGCGTCCGGGATGTCGTTCTGGCTGGCGTTGCCGGTCACCCTGGCGGTGTCGTTCGCCGGCGGCATGCTCGTCGAGCGGATCGTCATCCGTCCCGTGCGGAGCGCGCCCGAGCTGACGATGGTCATCGTCACGGTGGGCCTGTTCATCTTCGTCAACGCGGTGGCCGGTCTGATCTGGTCGTTCACCGTGAAGGACTTCCCGCAGCCGTTCCCCGACGGAGGCATCGACCTGGCCGGGGTGCGCGTGGACTGGTCGACCCTCGGAATCATCGCGGTGGTCGCCGTCGTGATGGGGCTGCTCTATCTGCTGTTCCAGCACACCTCCATCGGCCTGGTGATGCGGGCGGTCGCGGGAAACCCCGCCTCGGCCCGGCTGTCGGGCATCAGGGTGGGCCGGGTGCTGATGCTCGGCTGGGGACTGGCCGCGACGGTCGGCGCGGTGTCGGGCGTGCTCGTCGCCCCGGTGCTGTTCCTGGAGCCCAACATGATGGGCGGGGTGCTGATCTACGCGTTCGCCGCGGCCACCCTCGGAGGTTTCGACAGCCCGGTCGGCGCGGTCGTCGGCGGCCTGTTCGTGGGCGTCGCCGAGACGCTGGCCGGGGCGTACGTGGACGTGATCGGTGCGGATCTGAAGGTGGGCGTACCCCTGGTGATCATTCTGGCGGTGTTGCTGGTGCGGCCCCAGGGCCTGTTCGGGCGGGCGGCGGTGGAGCGCGCATGA
- a CDS encoding TetR/AcrR family transcriptional regulator, translated as MSGIVEPTGTQAARQRPDGRAGSRLPGEHTQPDGSVRHVLLNAALEVFIDRGYADAGLTEIAARSGMPVGSLFQHYGGKRGLYLALWEEFREEQERRTAATLAAERGRGVEEPIALFVAGARAYLEGAWDNRRLGMLFVDDDGPAGFDALRRQWDRAWVRRNARLLEVDEKRRAGRVRVRVLTTVIGGAARELGDCADECEAREIVDEVCGILIHLSAPPG; from the coding sequence GTGAGCGGAATCGTGGAGCCGACCGGGACGCAGGCGGCACGTCAACGGCCTGACGGGCGGGCAGGTTCGCGCCTGCCGGGGGAGCACACCCAGCCGGACGGCTCCGTTCGGCACGTCCTGCTGAACGCCGCACTGGAGGTGTTCATCGATCGCGGTTACGCCGATGCCGGTCTCACCGAGATCGCGGCACGGTCCGGCATGCCCGTGGGCAGCCTCTTCCAGCACTACGGCGGAAAACGCGGGCTGTACCTCGCCCTCTGGGAGGAGTTCCGGGAGGAACAGGAACGCCGGACCGCGGCCACGCTGGCCGCCGAGCGTGGCCGTGGCGTGGAGGAGCCCATCGCCCTCTTCGTGGCGGGAGCCAGGGCGTACCTGGAGGGCGCCTGGGACAACCGACGCCTCGGCATGCTCTTCGTGGACGACGACGGGCCGGCCGGATTCGACGCGCTGCGCCGCCAGTGGGACCGCGCATGGGTACGGCGCAACGCCCGCCTCCTGGAGGTGGACGAGAAGCGACGTGCCGGCCGGGTCCGGGTGCGAGTACTGACCACCGTCATCGGCGGAGCAGCACGCGAGCTGGGCGACTGCGCGGACGAGTGCGAAGCCAGGGAGATCGTGGACGAGGTGTGCGGCATTCTCATCCACCTGTCGGCTCCGCCCGGCTGA
- a CDS encoding ABC transporter ATP-binding protein has product MSEPTADLTGTGTSAEPDFLKVSDLHAGYGQARVLQGLDFSVARGEVCAVLGPNGAGKTTTLRALCGMVRGQGSVTLNGTELLGRSPEQAARLGVAHVPEGRGTFNDLTVEENLRVGAHLRTAHGWRGRAERAAVAADLQRIYDYFPKLRLRSRQAAGSLSGGEQQMLAIGRALMLRPSLLLLDEPSLGLAPLVTRELFEIVRAVNEEERTTVVVVEQNAQLALDVAHRAHVLEAGRLVLSGPAAQIREDGQVAEVYLGVTVRSGKGG; this is encoded by the coding sequence ATGAGTGAGCCCACCGCCGACCTCACCGGGACCGGGACGAGTGCGGAGCCGGACTTCCTGAAGGTGTCCGATCTGCACGCCGGATACGGCCAGGCCCGCGTGCTCCAGGGCCTGGACTTCTCCGTCGCGCGCGGCGAGGTCTGCGCCGTCCTGGGACCCAACGGCGCCGGCAAGACCACAACCCTGCGGGCCCTGTGCGGCATGGTCCGCGGCCAGGGCTCGGTGACCTTGAACGGTACGGAGCTGCTGGGCCGCTCCCCGGAGCAGGCCGCTCGGCTCGGCGTGGCGCACGTACCCGAGGGGCGCGGCACCTTCAACGACCTGACCGTCGAGGAGAACCTGCGCGTCGGCGCCCATCTGCGTACGGCCCACGGGTGGCGGGGCCGCGCCGAGCGCGCTGCCGTGGCGGCCGACCTGCAACGGATCTACGACTACTTCCCCAAACTGCGCCTGCGGTCCCGCCAGGCCGCGGGCAGCCTCAGCGGCGGCGAGCAGCAGATGCTCGCCATCGGCAGGGCGCTGATGCTGCGGCCCTCGCTGCTGCTCCTGGACGAGCCGTCGCTGGGGCTCGCGCCGCTGGTCACCCGCGAACTGTTCGAGATCGTCCGTGCCGTGAACGAGGAGGAACGCACCACCGTGGTCGTCGTCGAGCAGAACGCCCAGCTCGCACTGGATGTCGCGCACCGGGCCCACGTACTGGAGGCCGGCCGCCTTGTGCTGTCCGGACCGGCCGCTCAGATCCGCGAGGACGGGCAGGTCGCCGAGGTGTACCTCGGCGTCACCGTCCGCTCCGGAAAGGGCGGGTGA
- a CDS encoding TetR/AcrR family transcriptional regulator, which produces MTEAPAQDRGARSRDAILDTAGDLMARHGYAATSISMISAACGLPVSSIYWHFRSKDGIYVAVLERARTVLLAALPPAEVPGADVEQRLDTFLAAVEEGFQRHPRGVRLLLGLGMVQQDASAAAVAELRHYRDALVAWARDSVRSVFVLPDRPEVADELARFTLRIASGTAVARWLEPDTVLETGPLRVALLALATHHGVPVRGGPGEDAPSCGVTTRE; this is translated from the coding sequence ATGACGGAGGCACCGGCCCAGGATCGCGGCGCGCGGTCCCGTGACGCGATACTGGACACCGCCGGCGACCTGATGGCGCGCCACGGCTACGCCGCCACGTCCATCTCGATGATCTCCGCCGCATGCGGTCTGCCGGTCAGTTCGATCTACTGGCACTTCCGCAGCAAGGACGGGATCTACGTCGCGGTGCTGGAGCGCGCCAGGACCGTGCTGCTGGCAGCCCTGCCTCCGGCCGAGGTGCCGGGCGCCGACGTCGAGCAGCGTCTGGACACCTTTCTCGCCGCGGTCGAGGAGGGGTTCCAGCGCCACCCGCGAGGTGTGAGGCTGCTGTTGGGGCTGGGCATGGTGCAGCAGGATGCCAGTGCGGCGGCCGTGGCCGAGCTGCGTCACTACCGCGACGCGCTGGTGGCCTGGGCCCGGGATTCGGTGAGGTCCGTCTTCGTACTGCCTGATCGCCCCGAGGTGGCTGACGAGTTGGCGCGCTTCACGCTGAGGATCGCGAGCGGAACCGCCGTGGCCCGTTGGCTCGAGCCGGACACCGTCCTGGAGACCGGACCGCTGCGCGTGGCGTTGTTGGCGCTGGCGACCCACCACGGCGTTCCGGTGCGGGGCGGCCCTGGCGAGGACGCCCCCTCGTGCGGCGTCACGACCAGGGAATGA
- a CDS encoding ABC transporter ATP-binding protein, with translation MLAVDGISVRFGGITALDGVAFTVEPGTAVGLIGPNGAGKTTLFNCLTRRCTPDAGTVRFGDEDLLALPPHSVAGRGIARTFQNLGLFPRLTVRENVMIGAHSRGRTGHLAAALRLPRVRREEAELRDQADELLLRLGLADVADHPATGLPFGTLKRVELARALAVRPRLLLLDEPVNGLSHGEVDQFADLVRAVRRDFDLTLVVVEHHMGFVMGLCDKVVCLDFGRKIAEGPPEEIQRDPAVIEAYLGVAA, from the coding sequence ATGCTCGCGGTCGACGGTATCAGCGTGCGCTTCGGCGGAATCACGGCACTGGACGGTGTCGCGTTCACCGTCGAGCCGGGCACCGCCGTAGGGCTCATCGGGCCGAACGGAGCCGGCAAGACCACCTTGTTCAACTGCCTCACCCGGCGCTGCACCCCCGATGCGGGGACGGTGCGGTTCGGGGACGAGGACCTGCTCGCCCTCCCGCCGCACTCCGTGGCCGGGCGCGGCATCGCCCGCACCTTCCAGAACCTGGGACTTTTCCCGCGGCTCACCGTCCGGGAGAACGTCATGATCGGCGCCCACAGCCGGGGGCGCACCGGACACCTCGCCGCGGCGCTCCGGCTGCCCCGCGTGCGGCGGGAGGAGGCGGAACTGCGTGACCAGGCGGACGAGCTGCTGCTCAGGCTGGGACTGGCGGACGTCGCCGACCACCCCGCCACCGGGCTGCCCTTCGGCACTCTCAAACGCGTCGAACTCGCCCGGGCGCTCGCGGTACGGCCCCGGTTGCTGCTGCTCGACGAGCCCGTCAACGGTCTCAGCCACGGCGAGGTCGACCAATTCGCGGATCTGGTCCGCGCGGTGCGCCGGGACTTCGACCTCACGCTCGTGGTGGTCGAACACCACATGGGGTTCGTGATGGGCCTGTGCGACAAGGTGGTGTGTCTCGACTTCGGGCGCAAGATCGCCGAAGGCCCTCCGGAGGAGATCCAGCGCGACCCGGCCGTCATCGAGGCGTACCTGGGGGTGGCGGCATGA